GGTTGGCTTGCTGGGCTGTTCAACAAATGTTCCGTCAATAACTTCGTCTTGCTGCTCTGCTGAAGCTGCAGAACCTTCTGGCGCAGAGAGCTGGCCTGGATCTGGAGCCTTATAAAACTCGGCTGGCGGCTCTCGCTTTGTTAGGTCCGCGCCGCCATTGGCAACCACCACAGCAATGTAGGGCAGAACAACAGCGCCTGCGATAAAGACCCAACGCAGCCAACCTTCAAAGAAGAAGGCGAGAATGAAGCAAATCATGCGCACGGTCATCGAAATCGTGTATTTGCGCACACGGGTATCGCGTTCGGAAGTGTGCGATTCACGAGCTTCGGTGATGCGGTGGACTCCCGGTTCACGAGATCCGTGATTCATGGGCTGAGATGACATGTAGATGACTTCACTTTGCTGAACGGAAACTTCTTCCATTGTCTCACTTGTGGCACCGAGAGTGTAATTTCTACGCGCTGTCGAAGCGGTAAAACTGGTCAGTAACTAATAGGATTGTTCACGGAGAAGCTACTTAACTAGGCAAAGTGCGTCGCACGAGGCATGGATCACACGATTGGTTGTACCTGCCTCGACGCATGAATGGAGAAATACATTGACTACGGAACCAACTACTGGCCGCAGCGTCCTTGTCACCGGCGGAAATCGCGGTATCGGGCTGGCTATCGCTCGTGCCTTCGAAGCCAACGGCGACAAGGTAGCGATCACCTACCGCAGCGGCGAGGTTCCTGCCGGCCTTCTCGGAGTTAAAGCTGACGTCACCGACAGCGCCTCCATCGATGAGGCCTTCAAAGAGGTTGAAGCAACTCACGGTCCGGTAGAAGTATTGGTCGCCAATGCCGGTGTCACCAAAGACACCCTGCTATTGCGTATGAGCGAAGATGACTTCACTTCGGTGATTGATACCAACCTCACCGGTGCCTTCCGTGTCATCAAGCGAGCCACCAAGGGTATGATCCGCTTGAAGCGTGGCCGCGTGGTGCTGATTTCCTCGGTGGTTGGCCTCTACGGTTCCCCAGGACAGATCAACTACGCCGCTTCCAAGTCCGGCCTGGTCGGAATTGCCCGTTCGCTGACCCGTGAACTCGGCTCGCGCGGAATCACCGCCAACGTCGTAGCACCAGGATTCATCAATACCGAGATGACCGCCGTGTTGCCTGAAGATACTCAGAAGGAATACTTGGCTAATATCCCAGCCAACCGTTTCGCTGAACCTGAAGAGGTAGCCAACGTGGTTCGTTGGGTTGCTAGTGACGAAGCGGCCTACATTTCCGGTGCCGTGATTCCAGTTGACGGCGGCCTAGGCATGGGCCATTAAAAAGCCTTCCTGCAGCACTTAGTGCTGTATGAGATTCAATTTTCCCTCAGATCCAAGGAGAACATTCAAGATGAGCGAATTTAAGGGTGCCGTAGTTACCGGCTCTTCGCGTGGAATTGGCGCCGTGACCGCACAGTTGTTGGCCGAGCAAGGCATTGGCGTTGTGGTGAACTACCGCGCCAAGGCACCACGTGCCAACAAGATCGTTGCAGCCATCGAAGAAAAGGGCGGCAAAGCAGTAGCTGTTGGAGCTGACCTGACCACTCCAGAAGGCCCAGTTGCTCTGGTTGATGCAGCAGTTGAAAACTTCGGCTCGCTGGACGTCGTCGTCC
The nucleotide sequence above comes from Glutamicibacter sp. B1. Encoded proteins:
- a CDS encoding DUF3099 domain-containing protein; protein product: MEEVSVQQSEVIYMSSQPMNHGSREPGVHRITEARESHTSERDTRVRKYTISMTVRMICFILAFFFEGWLRWVFIAGAVVLPYIAVVVANGGADLTKREPPAEFYKAPDPGQLSAPEGSAASAEQQDEVIDGTFVEQPSKPTEED
- a CDS encoding beta-ketoacyl-ACP reductase, which gives rise to MTTEPTTGRSVLVTGGNRGIGLAIARAFEANGDKVAITYRSGEVPAGLLGVKADVTDSASIDEAFKEVEATHGPVEVLVANAGVTKDTLLLRMSEDDFTSVIDTNLTGAFRVIKRATKGMIRLKRGRVVLISSVVGLYGSPGQINYAASKSGLVGIARSLTRELGSRGITANVVAPGFINTEMTAVLPEDTQKEYLANIPANRFAEPEEVANVVRWVASDEAAYISGAVIPVDGGLGMGH